Within Paenibacillus sp. RUD330, the genomic segment TCGAATCCCCCGGAGGAGCCTCCGGCCCGCAGGCATAGTCCGGTTCCGAAGCCGAGGACGATGCCGCCGAACACCGATCCGAGCAGAATATCCCGGGCGAGCATCTCGACGGGGACCAGCTGCATGAAGAGGGAGGCGGCAGCGACCGAATAGGCGCTCCAGCCGACGAACCGCTTGCCGAGCGTGAACCATCCCCACACCAGCACCGGAATGTTGAGCACAAGGTAGAGCCAGCCGATGTTGCTGTTCGTCAAATAGCCAATCATCATGGAGATCCCGGAAATGCCGCCGCTCAGCAGCTGATGGGGAATGAGCAGCAGATTGAACGCCGCGGCGATCATCAGCGAGCCCGCTGTGACGGAAAGCCAGGACAAAGCGCCACGCATTGGTTTCATGAGGACCTCCGATCGGAATGGCATTGAATAGCCTGGGGAGCGAAGCGGAAAGCTATTTGGCATGTCCCCCCTAGTATGGCTTTGCATGCGGCTGGTATTCATGCATGTCTTTGTGCTATACTAAACAGGATATTTTTGAAGCGAGCTTTACAAAGAGAAGGAGTTTGGATAAGATTTGAAAACATTTGCTGAATTTGGCCTCGACCCTAAGGTGTTGCAGGCAATTACAGAGCTTGGGTTCGAGGAATCCACGCCTATTCAAGACAAGTCCATTCCGATCGCGATGAGCGGCAGCGATATGATTGGCCAAGCACAGACCGGTACAGGCAAGACAGCGGCGTTCGGTATTCCGCTGATCAACAAGATTCCATCCAGCGAAGAACGCATCGTGGCTCTGATCATGACGCCGACCCGCGAGCTGGCCATCCAGGTGGCCGAAGAAATCGGCAAGCTCTCCCGCTTCAAGGGAACCCGTTCCCTTCCTATCTACGGCGGTCAGGAAATCGGACGCCAGATCCGCGCTCTGAAGAAGCGCCCGCAAATCATTATCGGTACTCCAGGACGTCTTCTTGACCATATCAACCGCAAGACGATCAAGCTGGACGATGTCCAGACCGTCGTCCTCGACGAGGCGGATGAAATGCTGGACATGGGCTTCATGGAAGACATCACGTCGATTTTGAGCCTCGTGCCTGAAGAGCGCCAGACGATGCTCTTCTCCGCGACGATGCCTCCGAACATCCAGCGTCTTGCCCAGCAGTTCCTCAAAAATCCGGAGCATGTATCCGTCATTCCGAAGCAAGTCAGCGCGCCGCTGATCGCCCAGGCCTACATCGAGGTCCACGAGCGCCAGAAATTCGACGCCTTGAGCCGCCTGCTCGATATGGAAAGCCCTGAGCTCGCCATCATCTTCGGACGCACGAAGCGCCGGGTAGACGAGCTGAGCGAAGCTCTGCAGAAGCGCGGCTATTCCGCGGACGGACTGCACGGCGACCTGTCCCAGAACCAGCGCGACAACGTCATGCGCAAGTTCCGCGACGGCAGCATCGACGTCCTCGTGGCGACGGACGTTGCGGCACGCGGTCTCGACGTATCGGGCGTAACGCATGTCATCAACTTCGACCTTCCGCAGGATCCGGAGAGCTACGTCCACCGGATCGGCCGTACCGGCCGTGCAGGCAAGGAAGGAACGGCATGGAGCTTCGTGACGCCGCGCGAGACGGACCACCTTCACTTCATCGAGAAGGTTACCCGCCAGCGCATCTCGAAGAAGCCGGTGCCTAGCCTTGCAGAGGCAATCGAAGGCAAGCAGCGCATTACAGCCGAGCGCATCCTTGAAATCGCGCAAAGCGAGAGCTTCCAGGAATACAAAGGCATTGCGATCCAGCTTCTGGAGCAGTACGATTCCGTCAATCTGCTCGCCTCGGCGATCAAGCTGATCACTGGCGAGAAGAAGGATGTCAACGTCGAGCTTACTCCTGAAGATCCGATCCGCGCCAAAAAGCGCCGTCCGGACGTCCGCTCCAGCGGCCGCCGGTTCTCCGGCAGCGGTTATGGCGGCGGCGGCAGCCGCAGCGGCAGCACGGGCGGCAGCGGTCCTCGCGGACGCAGCAGCTACGGCAGCGGCGGCGGCAGCAGCTACGGCGGCAACCGCAGCAGCAGCAGCCGTGACGGCTACAAGCCAAGAACGGAAGGCAGCCGCGGTTATGAAGGCCGCAGCTATGAGAATCGCAGCAGCAGCAGCGAAACGCGCCGTCCGACGGAAGGTTGATTTTCAAAATGAAAGCCGGGAAATCCGAATGCGGATTTCCCGGCTTTTTCATT encodes:
- a CDS encoding DEAD/DEAH box helicase, whose protein sequence is MKTFAEFGLDPKVLQAITELGFEESTPIQDKSIPIAMSGSDMIGQAQTGTGKTAAFGIPLINKIPSSEERIVALIMTPTRELAIQVAEEIGKLSRFKGTRSLPIYGGQEIGRQIRALKKRPQIIIGTPGRLLDHINRKTIKLDDVQTVVLDEADEMLDMGFMEDITSILSLVPEERQTMLFSATMPPNIQRLAQQFLKNPEHVSVIPKQVSAPLIAQAYIEVHERQKFDALSRLLDMESPELAIIFGRTKRRVDELSEALQKRGYSADGLHGDLSQNQRDNVMRKFRDGSIDVLVATDVAARGLDVSGVTHVINFDLPQDPESYVHRIGRTGRAGKEGTAWSFVTPRETDHLHFIEKVTRQRISKKPVPSLAEAIEGKQRITAERILEIAQSESFQEYKGIAIQLLEQYDSVNLLASAIKLITGEKKDVNVELTPEDPIRAKKRRPDVRSSGRRFSGSGYGGGGSRSGSTGGSGPRGRSSYGSGGGSSYGGNRSSSSRDGYKPRTEGSRGYEGRSYENRSSSSETRRPTEG